TAGCTGCAATGTTTTGTGAAAGAGGAATGGGTATGCCCAATGACCGCTGTTGGGGAAGCAGCCAGTGAAGTGTAGCGAATAAAAGCAGAACTAAAAATACTCACATCTAGCATGACACAAATGAATCTGGGGAAAGGGCACTGACAAAAGTGATGTCAAAATCTGAATCTGAGTCACTATCCATGAATGTATCATTTAATAATGAAACTCTGGTGAAGTGACAGTGCCTGTTGTGAAATATTGTGAAGGGTACATCAACATTATACGATCCTCTAAGAACTCCGTAGGGAACACGATTTATTCCCTGAGTGAAAACATAAGTGCAAATCATACATGAGGGAAGCTCCTTGCCGTTCCCTGCATCGGCCAAATGTGTGTGAAGTGTTGTCAACCCACATTTAACACCGTGATAAAGCAGCGTGCCATCTTTTCccaattctgctttcagctaCAGCAGCACACGTTGAAAGTAAGTGTGCTGTATGGAAAGAGCACAGCAACCAGAGCAGAATTTATTACTCCAGTGATGAGGGAATACAGCTTGGAGTCTGTACTGAAGCCTCATAAAAAGCAAGTCCGTGCTTTAAAGTTTATATATATTACTCATAAAATaacaattattttctgcagaggCTTTCATGCAAAAATATCACAGACAGCACTCAACGAATCCGAtttctctggcttttctttACAACGTGCCGAGTAACACGGTGAAATACACGCACGCTGGTAGCAATGTTTCAAATCTGCAGGTTCAGGAGCAAATCCTTTTCGAGGGACTGTCAGGAGCGATCGGGAGTAGGCTGTCCTCCAGAAACCTAAATTGCACACCTATTGGTGCAGCAGCCCGGGCTCTTTCAGGTTGCTGCACGTTAAGCCGGAGCACAGCGCTGACAGTTTCCTTCTTACCTTTCAGCTGCTCCTGGTCCGTAACGTCGCACTGGATGAACACCGTCCTCTGCGCTTCAAACTGCTCGGCCAGGGCCGCCTTGCTCTCCTGCCCGGCCTCGGAGTTGCGGTCCAGCAGCGCTACCTGAgcggggaggcagggagggaggggaggctgAGCGGAGGGCGGCCGGCCGGACAGACGGCCGACCGGCCGGACAGACGGCCGGCTCCCCCGCCGAGCCGAGCCCGGCGGGCTGCCGCCACCCCGGGTACCGGCCGGCGGGGCGAGGCGGGCGGCGGAGGCGAGGGGGCGCCTGCCGGGGCTTACCTTCGCGCCCTTGCCCAGCAGCGCCTGGGCGAAAGCCCTGCCGATGCCCTGCGCCCCGCCGGTGACCAGGGCCACCTTGCCATTGACGTGCATGGTGGCcgcgccgctgccgccggccccgcgcccgccgaGCCGGAGCAACCTAGCTCGGTGTCACCTGCCCggcttccttcctccctccttcgctcgctcgctcgctccttccctccctcccgcctGCCCTCccgccctccttccctcctcctcctcctcctcctcccgccgccgcggcggctcattcccccccgctcccctctcGTGTGACCGAGAGCCGCCCGGAGCTgcctgggcggggggggcaggggtggaGCAGGTCATTAAATCCTTCTCCCGAGTGCCTGGACGAACCCCCGAGATCAAGGGCCAGAGAGGAGACCGGCTTCGTCCCCTCGTCAGCCCCCCGGGCTTTCCGGCGAGGGCCGGCTCTCGCCCGGCGGCCCCCGGGGAAGGGCTCCCGGGGCAGCGCTCCCggggcagctccag
The Haliaeetus albicilla chromosome 1, bHalAlb1.1, whole genome shotgun sequence DNA segment above includes these coding regions:
- the HPGD gene encoding 15-hydroxyprostaglandin dehydrogenase [NAD(+)] isoform X2; translation: MHVNGKVALVTGGAQGIGRAFAQALLGKGAKVALLDRNSEAGQESKAALAEQFEAQRTVFIQCDVTDQEQLKGAFKKVIEHFGRLDIVVNNAGVNNEKDWESTIQINLTSVIRGTYLGLEYMGKGNGGNGGVIINISSLAVSC